CACCAGGCGCGGTTGCATCCACGAACGGCACAAAGTACGACCCAGGGTTATCCTCCGTTTCATACACTTGCAACGTCGCTTCTTGCTCGCCCGCGCGAAAACGCACCTGACCGATCTTGAGATAGTCCTGCACAGTGCCGGTGCTCGTCTGCATCTGCACGCGCGCTGGGTTGGCATATCGTTCGAGCGGCAATTCAAAACGCAACGCGGGATTCTCCGGAAAGTACTCTAACCCGGAGAATTCTTTTTTCTGTGCCAGCGTCAGCGGCGATTGCGGACTTGATTTGAAAAACGCATCTTTGGCTTTGCGAAATTCGGTAATTTCGGACATTTTCCTCCCATCCATTAGA
The Chloroflexota bacterium genome window above contains:
- a CDS encoding DUF1684 domain-containing protein, which produces MSEITEFRKAKDAFFKSSPQSPLTLAQKKEFSGLEYFPENPALRFELPLERYANPARVQMQTSTGTVQDYLKIGQVRFRAGEQEATLQVYETEDNPGSYFVPFVDATAPGESYGAGRYLEPEEHYHNELVVDFNFCYNPYCAYNASWSCPFPPPENRLSVRIEAGEKKFH